From a region of the Stenotrophomonas sp. BIO128-Bstrain genome:
- a CDS encoding DUF6311 domain-containing protein — MRLTAFLASKAGAWTLRVGGMLLVAAFAVAWAAFVLGPVPLDVHDTHWIWGDLAQVHIAWQQYLSDPDVQWLSSTRLSYPQPLSISLFDPMPLLLLLARPFAAIADPGTQFFGYYFLSCLVLQGVFGYFAALNALRLGGVSKGISSIVIAMLVGVLFASIPYTFYRFQGHTALSSHWILVLSIWVSLAGWDWRGARWYAANGAVVFIATGLNPYLALLVCASTSVLVVMSWRVLGLREVVQRVLVVAMIAALGLALFGFMDGSNAYSGGYGVYSMNLLGPFDSNGVARLLPLDVPDATTGQTFEGYTYVGLGVLLLVLAALLAYVNHRAGPNRFPFVPALCVVVCCTLLALSATVTLATHVLEIPIPKLATYLLSRFRGSGRLFWMAGFWLILISVVACSMRFGARRAALLLSVLVVVQLVDIRSIGSNVRTTIASANALRIAGVPAGSYSALLVFPAWQCDNQGTPGGGVRNYEAVGQLAATLGIPTNNFYAARTPADQSAFHCDYAARLKQPDPRAVYLVSTALLETYGDGLRAAHACSPLEGDEGAWKCMPQQP; from the coding sequence ATGAGACTGACCGCCTTCCTTGCCAGCAAGGCCGGTGCCTGGACCCTACGGGTGGGCGGCATGCTGCTGGTGGCTGCATTCGCGGTCGCATGGGCGGCATTCGTGCTTGGCCCAGTGCCGCTGGATGTCCACGATACCCACTGGATCTGGGGCGACCTGGCACAGGTGCACATCGCCTGGCAGCAGTACCTTTCCGATCCGGATGTGCAGTGGCTGAGTTCCACTCGCCTGAGCTATCCGCAGCCGCTGAGCATCTCGTTGTTCGACCCGATGCCGCTGCTGCTGCTGCTCGCGCGCCCGTTCGCTGCGATTGCCGATCCTGGAACCCAGTTCTTCGGTTATTACTTCCTGTCCTGCCTTGTGCTGCAGGGTGTGTTCGGCTATTTCGCCGCGTTGAACGCGCTTCGCCTCGGCGGCGTGTCGAAGGGAATCTCTTCGATCGTCATCGCAATGCTGGTCGGTGTGCTGTTCGCGAGCATCCCATACACATTCTATCGTTTCCAGGGGCACACGGCACTGTCCTCCCACTGGATCCTGGTGCTGTCGATATGGGTTTCGCTGGCAGGCTGGGACTGGCGCGGCGCACGCTGGTATGCAGCAAACGGTGCGGTGGTGTTCATCGCGACGGGATTGAATCCGTATCTGGCGCTGCTGGTCTGTGCGAGCACGAGCGTGCTGGTCGTGATGTCCTGGCGGGTGCTTGGCCTGCGCGAAGTCGTGCAACGTGTGCTCGTGGTGGCAATGATCGCCGCGCTGGGCCTGGCCTTGTTCGGATTCATGGACGGATCAAATGCCTACAGCGGAGGTTACGGCGTCTATTCCATGAACCTGCTGGGCCCATTCGATTCAAACGGTGTGGCCCGCCTGCTGCCGCTGGACGTGCCCGATGCCACGACCGGGCAGACGTTCGAGGGCTACACCTATGTAGGACTCGGCGTACTGTTGCTGGTGCTGGCCGCGTTGCTTGCCTACGTGAACCATCGCGCCGGGCCGAACCGCTTTCCGTTCGTCCCCGCCCTGTGCGTGGTCGTCTGCTGCACACTGCTGGCCCTCTCGGCCACGGTGACGCTGGCTACCCACGTTCTCGAGATTCCGATTCCCAAGCTCGCGACCTACCTGCTGTCGCGGTTCCGCGGCAGCGGCCGCCTGTTCTGGATGGCCGGTTTCTGGCTCATTCTCATTTCCGTCGTCGCCTGTTCCATGCGATTCGGTGCGCGGCGTGCGGCGCTGCTGCTTTCCGTGCTGGTGGTCGTGCAACTCGTCGATATCCGCTCCATCGGTAGCAACGTGCGCACGACCATCGCCTCCGCGAACGCGCTCCGGATTGCAGGTGTGCCGGCCGGTTCCTACAGCGCACTGCTGGTTTTCCCGGCCTGGCAATGCGACAACCAAGGCACGCCCGGCGGCGGAGTGCGCAATTACGAGGCCGTCGGACAGCTCGCAGCGACGCTCGGCATCCCCACCAACAATTTCTACGCCGCCAGAACGCCGGCCGATCAGTCCGCGTTTCATTGCGACTACGCCGCCCGCCTGAAGCAGCCGGATCCGCGTGCTGTGTACCTCGTCTCGACAGCCTTGCTGGAGACGTACGGTGACGGCTTGCGTGCAGCGCATGCGTGTTCGCCGCTGGAAGGGGACGAAGGAGCCTGGAAATGCATGCCGCAACAGCCGTAA
- a CDS encoding GtrA family protein, protein MPARGETGLRGQLLRYIINGLVATAVHYAVLRFNIEVLEIPLAGVANAIAAVFGIAVSFIGSRYFVFRAVDKGIVRQGALFLAVYACIAVLHGLVLYVWTDRMGYDYTIGFILATGMQMACSFVANKLLVFK, encoded by the coding sequence ATGCCCGCGCGCGGTGAGACCGGCCTGCGCGGGCAGCTGTTGCGTTACATCATCAATGGGCTGGTAGCTACGGCCGTCCATTACGCGGTGCTTCGCTTCAACATTGAAGTGCTTGAGATCCCGCTTGCCGGCGTGGCAAATGCGATCGCTGCCGTTTTCGGTATCGCCGTTTCCTTCATCGGCAGCCGCTACTTCGTATTCCGTGCCGTTGACAAGGGCATCGTCCGGCAGGGCGCGCTGTTCCTTGCAGTCTATGCGTGCATAGCCGTCCTGCACGGTCTGGTTCTCTATGTATGGACCGATCGGATGGGGTATGACTACACGATCGGCTTCATTCTTGCGACAGGCATGCAGATGGCGTGCAGCTTCGTGGCGAACAAACTCCTGGTGTTCAAATGA
- a CDS encoding glycosyltransferase, with protein sequence MRKIVVMPVYEDVEASTKLFQELRRTQGSATYIVAVDDGSVRQPVDVAAISAAGLEGVVIRLRRNVGHQRAIAIGLSYVAENFGDDAVVIAMDSDGEDTPESITELIAGLDAADVDVVVATRKSRVESLKFKTFYIVYKMLFSLLSGRQISFGNFMAAKMPAVRRLASMQELWTHVAASVLGSKLRVRTCALDRGPRYAGRSKMNFVGLALHGFRALMVFAEDVLVRVGIACVLVAGLSVAGGVIAMLLKALGFATPGWFSLAFGILLLVFLQTAALTLIVLMLSGMIRSGGVLATSTYREFIHEVLHARAR encoded by the coding sequence ATGCGCAAGATCGTAGTGATGCCGGTGTACGAGGACGTCGAGGCGTCCACCAAGCTGTTCCAGGAGTTGCGGCGCACCCAGGGTTCGGCAACCTACATCGTCGCCGTGGATGACGGCTCCGTCCGCCAGCCGGTGGATGTCGCTGCGATCTCTGCTGCCGGCCTGGAGGGTGTGGTCATCCGGCTACGACGCAATGTTGGCCATCAGCGCGCCATCGCGATCGGCCTGAGCTACGTCGCAGAGAATTTCGGCGACGATGCCGTCGTGATCGCGATGGATTCCGATGGTGAGGACACGCCGGAGAGCATCACCGAACTTATCGCCGGCCTGGATGCCGCCGATGTCGATGTGGTGGTCGCAACGCGCAAGAGCCGCGTGGAGTCGCTGAAGTTCAAGACGTTCTACATCGTCTACAAGATGCTGTTCTCGCTGCTGAGTGGTCGGCAGATCAGCTTCGGAAACTTCATGGCGGCCAAGATGCCTGCCGTGCGCCGCCTGGCGTCCATGCAGGAGTTGTGGACGCATGTGGCCGCGTCCGTGCTCGGCTCGAAGCTTCGCGTGCGGACCTGTGCGCTTGATCGCGGCCCGCGCTATGCGGGGCGAAGCAAAATGAACTTCGTCGGCCTGGCGCTGCATGGCTTCCGTGCGTTGATGGTCTTTGCGGAAGACGTGCTGGTGCGTGTGGGGATTGCGTGCGTCCTGGTGGCCGGGCTTTCGGTCGCAGGCGGTGTGATCGCCATGCTGCTCAAGGCCCTCGGATTTGCGACGCCGGGCTGGTTCTCGCTGGCATTCGGCATCCTGCTGCTGGTGTTCCTGCAGACGGCCGCGCTGACGCTGATCGTGCTCATGCTCTCGGGCATGATCCGCAGTGGCGGGGTACTCGCCACGAGTACCTATCGCGAGTTCATCCATGAGGTCCTGCATGCCCGCGCGCGGTGA
- a CDS encoding UDP-glucuronic acid decarboxylase family protein, which translates to MSDNQQRVLVTGGAGFLGSHLCDRLIAAGHDVLCVDNFYTGSKNNVEGLIGHKHFELMRHDVTFPLYVEVDRIFNLACPASPVHYQYDPVQTTKTSVHGAINMLGLAKRVGARILQASTSEVYGDPEIHPQVEGYWGRVNPIGIRSCYDEGKRCAETLFFDYWRQHQLEIKVMRIFNTYGPRMHPNDGRVVSNFIVQALKGEPITIYGDGTQTRSFCYVDDLIEGMLRLMDSPADFTGPVNIGNPGEFTMLELAETVIRLVGGSSKIEHRPLPSDDPKQRQPDISLAKTTLDWQPKVALEDGLKETISYFRHRLQA; encoded by the coding sequence ATGTCTGACAATCAACAACGCGTATTGGTGACTGGTGGCGCCGGCTTCCTGGGATCCCATCTCTGTGACCGTCTGATTGCAGCGGGCCACGACGTCCTCTGCGTGGACAATTTCTATACCGGCAGCAAGAACAACGTCGAAGGGCTGATCGGGCACAAGCATTTCGAACTGATGCGCCACGACGTCACGTTCCCACTCTACGTCGAGGTCGATCGCATCTTCAATCTGGCATGCCCGGCTTCGCCGGTTCATTACCAGTACGATCCGGTGCAGACGACCAAGACCAGCGTGCACGGCGCGATCAACATGCTCGGCTTGGCCAAGCGCGTGGGCGCCCGCATCCTGCAGGCGAGCACCAGCGAAGTCTACGGGGATCCCGAGATCCACCCACAGGTGGAAGGCTACTGGGGACGCGTGAATCCGATCGGTATCCGCAGCTGCTACGACGAAGGCAAGCGCTGCGCTGAAACCCTGTTCTTCGATTACTGGCGGCAGCACCAGCTGGAAATCAAGGTCATGCGTATCTTCAACACGTATGGTCCCCGCATGCATCCCAACGATGGCCGGGTGGTCAGCAATTTCATCGTGCAGGCACTGAAAGGCGAGCCGATCACCATCTATGGCGATGGTACGCAGACGCGCAGCTTCTGCTATGTCGATGACCTCATCGAAGGCATGCTGCGTTTGATGGATTCCCCAGCCGATTTCACCGGCCCGGTCAATATCGGCAATCCGGGCGAGTTCACCATGCTCGAGCTTGCCGAGACGGTGATCCGCTTGGTCGGGGGAAGCTCGAAGATCGAACACCGCCCCCTGCCTTCGGATGATCCGAAGCAGCGTCAGCCGGATATCAGCTTGGCAAAAACGACACTCGACTGGCAGCCGAAGGTCGCACTCGAGGATGGACTGAAGGAGACCATCTCCTACTTCCGCCATCGTCTGCAGGCCTGA
- a CDS encoding NAD-dependent epimerase/dehydratase family protein, with protein sequence MSVASRSDLAHKRVLVTGASGFTGRYMVAELQSQQCHVIEVGSQGGVPGAHESHLADLRDAQALTALVQATRPDVIVHLAALAFVGHGSVEEFYSVNLMGTRNLLSAVEQAGLALDRVLLASSANVYGNAAAGVLDEGTPPAPANDYAVSKLAMEYVAGLWKERLPITVVRPFNYTGVGQAEQFLVPKIVSHFARRAPLLELGNLEVSRDFGDVRAVVSAYRQLLETPEAAGQVVNVCSGRGHTLADILAMCETLSGHSLDVRVNPAFVRANEVKVLLGDNRRLLDLIGSWNSPPLEQTLAWMLQAAAPGTPVGGAG encoded by the coding sequence ATGAGCGTGGCTTCTCGTTCTGATCTCGCCCACAAGCGGGTCCTGGTGACGGGAGCGTCCGGTTTTACCGGGCGCTACATGGTGGCCGAGCTTCAGTCCCAGCAGTGCCATGTCATTGAGGTAGGCTCGCAGGGCGGCGTGCCTGGCGCGCATGAATCGCATCTCGCTGACCTGCGCGACGCGCAGGCGCTGACGGCACTGGTCCAGGCGACGCGGCCCGATGTCATCGTGCATCTGGCTGCGCTGGCCTTTGTCGGCCATGGCAGCGTGGAAGAGTTTTACAGCGTCAACCTGATGGGAACGCGAAACCTGCTTTCAGCGGTGGAGCAGGCTGGGCTGGCGCTGGATCGCGTATTGCTGGCAAGCAGCGCGAACGTCTACGGCAATGCTGCTGCGGGGGTGCTGGATGAAGGTACCCCGCCTGCACCGGCCAACGATTACGCGGTCAGCAAGCTGGCGATGGAGTATGTCGCCGGGCTGTGGAAGGAGCGGCTGCCGATAACAGTCGTGCGTCCGTTCAATTACACCGGCGTTGGCCAGGCAGAGCAGTTCCTTGTCCCGAAGATCGTGTCCCACTTTGCCCGTCGAGCGCCCCTGCTTGAGCTCGGCAATTTGGAGGTATCCCGGGATTTCGGCGACGTCCGCGCGGTGGTGTCCGCCTATCGGCAGTTGCTTGAGACACCTGAAGCGGCCGGCCAGGTGGTGAATGTGTGCTCCGGTCGCGGCCACACCCTGGCCGATATCCTGGCCATGTGTGAAACCCTCAGCGGCCACTCCCTGGACGTACGGGTAAACCCCGCGTTCGTGCGGGCCAATGAAGTCAAGGTCCTGCTCGGAGATAACCGCCGCCTGCTCGACCTGATCGGCAGTTGGAACAGCCCGCCATTGGAACAGACGCTTGCCTGGATGCTGCAGGCAGCGGCCCCCGGCACGCCGGTCGGCGGAGCCGGCTGA
- the gmd gene encoding GDP-mannose 4,6-dehydratase encodes MSSKKAIITGITGQDGAYLAQLLLEKGYEVHGAYRRTSSVNFWRMDELGVTRHPNLHLVEYDLTDLGTTMAMVQKIQPDEIYNLAAQSFVGVSFEQPSTTAQITGVGALNLLEAIRLLNPKIRFYQASTSEMFGKVQAVPQKEDTPFYPRSPYGVAKLYAHWITVNYRESYNIFGSSGILFNHESPLRGREFVTRKITDSVAKIKLGQLDVLELGNLDAKRDWGFAKEYVEGMWRMLQADEPDTFVLATNRTETVRDFVTMAFKGAGIDVEFRGSDINETAVDTATGKTLVRINEKFHRPAEVDLLIGDPAKAERILGWKPQTTLEALCQMMVEADLKRNERGFSF; translated from the coding sequence ATGAGCAGCAAGAAGGCGATCATTACCGGTATCACCGGACAGGACGGTGCGTATTTGGCCCAGCTCCTGCTGGAGAAGGGCTATGAGGTCCATGGCGCCTATCGCCGCACGAGCTCGGTGAACTTCTGGCGCATGGACGAGTTGGGGGTCACCCGGCATCCGAACCTTCATCTGGTCGAGTACGACCTCACCGATCTTGGCACCACGATGGCGATGGTGCAGAAGATCCAGCCGGACGAGATCTACAACCTGGCCGCCCAGAGCTTCGTCGGCGTGAGCTTCGAGCAGCCCTCCACCACGGCGCAGATCACCGGCGTGGGTGCTCTGAACCTGCTCGAGGCGATCCGCCTGCTGAATCCGAAGATCCGCTTCTATCAGGCCTCGACCTCGGAAATGTTCGGGAAAGTCCAGGCAGTGCCGCAGAAGGAAGACACGCCGTTCTATCCGCGCAGCCCGTACGGTGTCGCCAAGCTCTACGCACATTGGATCACGGTCAACTACCGCGAGAGTTACAACATCTTCGGTTCCAGCGGCATCCTGTTCAACCACGAGAGCCCCCTTCGCGGTCGTGAGTTCGTGACGCGCAAGATCACCGACTCCGTCGCCAAGATCAAACTGGGCCAGCTTGATGTGCTGGAACTGGGCAATCTGGATGCAAAGCGCGACTGGGGTTTTGCCAAGGAGTATGTCGAGGGAATGTGGCGGATGCTGCAGGCCGACGAACCGGATACGTTCGTGCTCGCCACCAACCGCACCGAGACGGTCCGTGATTTTGTCACGATGGCGTTCAAGGGCGCCGGTATAGATGTCGAATTCCGCGGCAGCGACATCAATGAAACGGCGGTCGATACCGCGACGGGCAAAACGCTGGTTCGCATCAACGAGAAGTTCCACCGCCCGGCTGAAGTGGACCTGCTGATCGGTGATCCCGCCAAGGCAGAGCGCATTCTCGGCTGGAAGCCACAGACCACGCTGGAGGCACTGTGCCAGATGATGGTCGAAGCGGACCTCAAGAGGAATGAGCGTGGCTTCTCGTTCTGA
- a CDS encoding glycosyltransferase family 1 protein — MRIVIDLQGAQSESRYRGIGRYSLSLALAVARDNRGHDVHIVLNGAFADTIATIRKAFEGLLAPGNIHVWHVPLPVHGMDRSNVDRIRDAEIIREAAIAALSPDVVHLSSLFEGYGDNSVTSVGVVSDVPTVVTLYDLIPLMNPATYLDPVPPYRMYYEEKLADLRRADALVAISQSAADEARDVLGFDRDKVFNISGACDDVFKPLPKDSITLRRVKEKYGIATDFILYTGGSDNRKNLVRLVQAYAGLEPRQRSMLRLVMAGRMHGPHIEELMALGAASGLRTEELIFTGYVSDRDLVALYNRCRFFVFPSWHEGFGLPVLEAMNCGAAVLASDASSIREIATRKDAMFDPMDVASIRDCMARHLDDEAALVDLREYALTRGAQFSWPLVAAALLDACETVHAGHKAKVVSADRILLDATTALAARADREPSSTLALSDALDRSISPMQRQLLVDVSELAAHDHRTGIQRVTRAVVSEWMANPPAGYRIQLIRIDRASRQYVCANEYMGQLTGQQGQDGPLVCHAGDAFLGLDLVGDTASLIPHWFEYFRATGVSIAFVVYDILPVRHPEWWPLDGGRYHERWLRAVAEYSDRLICISAAVAEDVRSWMDQSLLEHRPELSWFHLGADITGSTPSKGLPADGPSIVQRIKAGTSFLMVGTLEPRKGHAQALAAFERLWSDGEDAMLVIVGKRGWLVDELCDLIARHPERGRRLFWLEAISDEYLEQIYAASSCLLAASQGEGFGLPLIEAAQLGMPVLARDLPVFREVAGDHSSYFSGVGFDALADAVVDWMRAEKAGTLPDIQKLRWLTWKESAKQLEQALLAPLAVKGRGGSRNV; from the coding sequence ATGCGTATCGTTATTGACCTGCAAGGCGCGCAGTCGGAGAGCCGCTACCGCGGTATCGGCAGATACAGCCTTTCGCTCGCCCTGGCTGTTGCACGCGACAATCGTGGCCACGACGTCCACATCGTGCTCAACGGTGCGTTTGCCGACACCATTGCGACCATTCGCAAGGCATTCGAGGGATTGCTTGCGCCGGGAAACATCCATGTATGGCACGTGCCTCTGCCCGTTCATGGCATGGATCGTTCAAACGTCGATCGCATCCGCGATGCCGAGATCATCCGCGAGGCGGCCATTGCGGCGCTGTCGCCGGATGTCGTGCATCTGTCGAGCCTCTTCGAAGGATACGGCGACAACTCCGTCACCAGCGTGGGCGTTGTGTCGGATGTTCCGACCGTGGTGACGCTTTACGATCTCATTCCGCTGATGAATCCAGCGACTTACCTGGATCCCGTTCCCCCGTATCGGATGTATTACGAGGAAAAGCTCGCTGATCTGCGCCGTGCGGATGCCCTGGTGGCCATTTCACAGAGCGCCGCGGATGAGGCCCGGGATGTACTGGGCTTCGATCGTGACAAGGTCTTCAATATCTCCGGCGCCTGCGACGACGTCTTCAAGCCGTTGCCGAAGGACTCCATCACGCTGCGCAGGGTGAAGGAGAAGTATGGCATTGCGACGGACTTCATCCTGTACACCGGCGGCTCGGACAACCGCAAGAACCTGGTGCGGCTGGTGCAGGCCTACGCGGGCCTCGAGCCCCGGCAGCGCAGCATGCTCAGGCTGGTGATGGCCGGCCGGATGCACGGTCCCCACATCGAGGAATTGATGGCACTGGGGGCCGCGTCCGGGCTGCGGACGGAAGAGCTGATCTTTACCGGCTATGTGTCCGACCGCGACCTGGTCGCACTCTACAACCGCTGCCGGTTCTTCGTGTTTCCCTCCTGGCACGAAGGCTTCGGCCTGCCCGTGCTGGAAGCCATGAACTGCGGGGCGGCAGTGCTCGCCTCCGATGCGTCGAGCATCCGGGAGATCGCCACGCGCAAGGACGCGATGTTCGATCCGATGGACGTGGCGTCCATCCGCGATTGCATGGCACGCCACCTAGATGATGAGGCGGCGCTGGTAGACCTGCGGGAATACGCGCTGACGCGTGGGGCGCAGTTCTCATGGCCCCTGGTGGCGGCTGCACTGCTGGATGCGTGCGAGACCGTGCATGCCGGACACAAGGCCAAGGTAGTATCTGCCGATCGGATCCTGTTGGATGCGACGACCGCGTTGGCCGCCAGGGCGGATCGGGAGCCGTCCAGCACGCTGGCACTGTCCGATGCGCTGGACAGATCCATTTCCCCGATGCAGCGCCAGTTGCTGGTGGACGTATCCGAGCTGGCCGCGCACGACCATCGAACCGGCATCCAACGCGTCACGCGCGCTGTCGTCTCGGAGTGGATGGCCAACCCGCCGGCCGGGTACCGGATCCAGCTCATCCGGATCGACCGCGCTTCACGTCAGTATGTGTGCGCGAACGAATACATGGGGCAGTTGACTGGCCAGCAGGGCCAGGATGGCCCCTTGGTCTGCCATGCCGGCGACGCCTTCCTCGGTCTTGACCTAGTAGGGGATACGGCATCGCTTATCCCGCACTGGTTCGAGTATTTCCGCGCCACCGGTGTCAGCATCGCCTTCGTCGTCTACGACATCCTGCCGGTCCGACACCCTGAGTGGTGGCCGTTGGACGGCGGGCGTTATCACGAGCGCTGGCTGCGCGCGGTGGCCGAGTATTCGGATCGGTTGATCTGCATTTCCGCGGCGGTTGCCGAAGACGTGCGCAGCTGGATGGACCAGAGCCTGCTCGAGCATCGGCCCGAACTCTCCTGGTTCCACCTGGGGGCGGACATCACCGGCAGCACCCCAAGCAAAGGCCTGCCGGCAGACGGTCCGTCCATCGTGCAGCGGATAAAGGCCGGAACCAGCTTCCTGATGGTCGGCACCCTGGAGCCGCGCAAAGGCCACGCGCAGGCGCTGGCGGCCTTCGAACGGCTGTGGTCGGACGGCGAGGACGCGATGTTGGTCATCGTGGGCAAGCGCGGGTGGCTGGTGGATGAGCTGTGCGACCTGATCGCCCGCCACCCCGAGCGCGGGCGACGCCTGTTCTGGCTGGAGGCCATCAGTGACGAGTATCTGGAGCAGATCTATGCTGCCTCGTCCTGCCTGCTCGCTGCATCCCAAGGCGAGGGGTTCGGCCTGCCCTTGATCGAAGCGGCCCAGCTTGGCATGCCGGTACTGGCACGCGACCTACCCGTATTCAGGGAGGTCGCGGGCGACCATTCCAGCTACTTCAGCGGTGTGGGCTTCGACGCCCTGGCCGACGCCGTGGTCGATTGGATGCGTGCAGAGAAGGCGGGCACGCTGCCCGACATCCAGAAGTTGCGGTGGCTGACCTGGAAAGAGAGTGCCAAGCAGCTCGAACAGGCCCTACTGGCGCCGCTGGCGGTGAAAGGGCGGGGAGGGTCCCGTAATGTATGA
- a CDS encoding FkbM family methyltransferase yields the protein MFNLISYAQNFEDVILWRALGHIEQGRYIDVGAQSPDEHSVSRLFYDKGWRGVHVEPTQHYSTLLRERRADEQVLQAAVSDARGELRFFDITDTGLSTTDEAIAASRREAGFDVHEVRVPAITLDDVIEKGGPGDVHWLKIDVEGAEFQVVAGWQGDRRPWLLVIESTRPLSPEPSHQQWEPLVLQKGYEFAYFDGLNRFYVSNEHPELKAALTCGPNVFDAFVLSPDSTFCAAANAVAAERQAAMHATIHGLHGSVQEMGARTAAIEAERASAIEEAQGLRAQAEALRQELDAQTAEAQVLRGDAAALQHEVSVLSEAMEAYKEDFECARGQTHSERGEVVRRDHELAAERELIQQLLNSKSWRITRPLRTLSGFAQRSRTSPKDVLRETTVGAMRAVLARPLLGRWINQCVKLVPPLHERLRLLASHRGIVAPLPQVAIVTALGQVTNFDGHEDDQRLSARARWIHAQLRAAQSRQEV from the coding sequence ATGTTCAATCTGATTTCCTACGCCCAGAACTTTGAAGACGTCATCCTGTGGCGTGCTTTGGGCCATATCGAGCAGGGACGCTACATCGATGTCGGTGCACAGAGCCCCGATGAACATTCGGTCAGCCGACTCTTCTATGACAAGGGCTGGCGCGGCGTGCACGTCGAGCCGACCCAGCATTACTCCACCCTGCTGCGCGAGCGGCGGGCCGATGAGCAGGTCCTGCAGGCGGCCGTCAGTGATGCGCGGGGCGAGCTGCGCTTCTTCGACATCACGGATACCGGGCTGAGCACCACGGATGAGGCCATCGCGGCGTCGCGCCGTGAGGCGGGGTTCGACGTGCATGAAGTGCGCGTCCCGGCCATCACGCTGGATGACGTCATCGAGAAGGGAGGTCCCGGTGACGTGCACTGGCTCAAGATCGATGTGGAGGGCGCAGAGTTCCAGGTGGTAGCCGGTTGGCAGGGCGATCGCCGGCCGTGGCTGCTGGTGATCGAGAGCACACGACCGCTGAGCCCCGAGCCCAGCCACCAGCAATGGGAGCCGTTGGTCCTGCAGAAAGGCTATGAGTTTGCCTACTTCGATGGCCTCAACCGCTTCTATGTGAGCAATGAGCATCCGGAGCTGAAAGCCGCACTGACATGCGGGCCCAACGTGTTCGATGCGTTCGTGCTCTCGCCCGACTCGACCTTCTGCGCGGCCGCGAATGCCGTTGCGGCCGAGCGACAGGCTGCGATGCATGCCACGATCCACGGGCTTCACGGCAGTGTCCAGGAGATGGGCGCGCGCACGGCGGCGATCGAGGCTGAACGTGCGTCGGCGATCGAGGAAGCGCAAGGCCTGCGTGCGCAGGCCGAGGCGCTGCGCCAGGAGCTGGACGCGCAGACGGCCGAGGCCCAGGTTCTTCGTGGCGACGCCGCGGCGCTCCAGCATGAAGTGAGCGTTCTGTCAGAGGCGATGGAAGCCTACAAGGAAGACTTCGAGTGCGCGCGTGGGCAAACCCACTCCGAGCGTGGCGAGGTCGTGCGCCGGGATCACGAGCTGGCCGCCGAGCGTGAGCTCATCCAGCAACTGCTGAACAGCAAGTCGTGGCGCATCACCCGTCCGCTGCGCACGCTCTCCGGCTTCGCGCAGAGGTCCAGGACGTCGCCGAAGGATGTCCTGCGCGAGACGACCGTGGGCGCCATGCGCGCGGTGCTTGCACGTCCCCTGCTCGGGCGCTGGATAAACCAGTGCGTGAAGCTGGTTCCACCGCTTCACGAGCGGCTGAGGTTGCTCGCCAGCCACCGGGGCATAGTCGCCCCGTTGCCACAGGTGGCGATCGTTACCGCGCTTGGGCAGGTGACGAATTTTGATGGCCACGAAGATGATCAGCGCCTTTCCGCCCGCGCACGCTGGATCCACGCCCAGCTGCGCGCTGCACAGTCCAGACAGGAAGTTTGA